The Misgurnus anguillicaudatus chromosome 21, ASM2758022v2, whole genome shotgun sequence genome includes a window with the following:
- the LOC129448368 gene encoding lysosomal protective protein produces the protein MFSWRFFFCLIAFSVHDVFGMYDPDEVLDLPGMSFKPSYRQWSGYLKASSGKFLHYWFVTSQRDPIKDPVVLWLNGGPGCSSLDGFLSENGPFHVNDNGASLYENEFSWNKIANVLYIESPAGVGYSYSDDQKYATNDDEVADNNYLALQSFFAKFPNFTQNEFFIFGESYGGIYAPTLSLRVATGGQLKVNFKGFAVGNGISSFALNDQSLIYFSYYHGLFGEQLWKDLNENCCQNGVCNFYNNSKESCSALVAHAFNIVYSSGLNEYALYLDCAGGVISQRNYAANHLFKNFRKHWESNHLVKIYPNLMGVPPCINSTAQMNWLNRGDVRKALHIPDVLPPWDICSDVVGSQYNTVYQTVKDVYEKLLALGLRALVYNGDTDMACNFLGDQWFVEDLGQKATTQYQRWIYDNQIAGFYQQFGNITFLTVKGAGHMVPQWAPGPSLHMLESFLSNKPY, from the exons atgttttcttggcGTTTTTTCTTTTGTCTTATTGCCTTTTCTGTGCATGATGTATTCGGGATGTACGATCCCGATGAGGTGCTGGATCTACCAGGCATGTCTTTTAAACCCAGTTATCGCCAATGGTCAGGATATCTGAAGGCCAGTTCTGGCAAATTTTTGCACTATTG GTTTGTGACCTCTCAGAGGGACCCCATTAAAGATCCAGTCGTGCTGTGGCTGAATGGAGGGCCGGGGTGCAGCTCTTTGGATGGGTTTCTGTCAGAAAATGGCCCGTTTCAT GTCAATGATAATGGAGCTAGCCTTTATGAAAACGAATTTAGCTGGAATAAAATTGCCAATGTTCTGTACATTGAGTCACCTGCTGGAGTAGGTTATTCCTATTCGGATGACCAGAAATATGCGACCAATGATGACGAG GTGGCAGATAACAACTACCTGGCTTTGCAGAGCTTTTTCGCCAAGTTTCCGAATTTCACCCAGAATGAGTTTTTCATTTTCGGTGAGAGTTACGGAGGCATTTATGCACCAACGCTCAGTCTGAGAGTGGCTACGGGTGGTCAACTTAAAGTAAACTTTAAG GGCTTTGCTGTGGGAAATGGCATTAGTAGTTTTGCACTGAATGACCAATCGCTAATCTACTTCAGTTACTATCATGGCCTCTTTGGAGAACA GCTATGGAAGGACCTGAATGAAAATTGTTGTCAAAATGGAGTCTGTAACTTCTACAACAATTCTAAAGAATCTTGCTCTGCTTTG GTAGCGCATGCATTTAATATAGTGTATAGTTCTGGATTGAATGAATATGCGCTGTATCTTGATTGTGCTGGGGGTGTCATATCTCAGAGGAACTATGCTGCGAATCATCTGTTTAAAAACTTTAGGAAGCATTGGGAATCTAATCAC TTAGTGAAAATTTACCCAAATCTTATGGGGGTGCCTCCGTGTATTAATAGTACAGCACAGATGAACTGGCTTAACCGAGGAGATGTGAGGAAGGCGCTGCACATCCCCGATGTGCTACCACCATGGGACATCTGCAG TGATGTAGTAGGTAGCCAGTATAACACAGTCTACCAAACTGTCAAGGATGTCTATGAAAAGCTGCTGGCCTTAGGGTTAAGAGCTTTGGTTTATAATGGAGATACTGATATGGCTTGTAACTTCCTTGGAGATCAGTGGTTTGTCGAAGACCTTGGACAGAAG GCAACCACACAGTACCAGCGCTGGATTTATGAtaatcagattgcaggattcTATCAACAATTTGGCAACATCACTTTTCTGACAGTCAAG GGTGCTGGCCACATGGTTCCTCAGTGGGCTCCTGGTCCATCTCTCCACATGCTAGAGAGTTTCCTGTCTAATAAGCCTTACTGA
- the LOC129448322 gene encoding cytochrome P450 2F2-like, which yields MLTELVLLCIGAFLLFLQLRIWRLKNFPPGPTPYPLFGNLLQLDRRNPLKDLDKFALQYGSVYSLYIGRHPAVVLTGHKVIREAFVTQAVEFAGRPSTMLFSHLTQNKGVIMADFGNSWKEHRRFALTTLRNFGLGKKSMEQRILDEVKFIISLLEDSAGKAIDPQYLFHHAASNIIGTIIFGSRFRYQDEYFQKLVTAIGHFTKVIIGPWAMLYEIAPALRIFPLPFRKSFQYFDQITEHILKVVGEHKMSRVAGKPRDLIDVYLEEMEKRADQCTTFNDSQMATLLLDLFLAGTETTSNTLRTLTLYLMTHTYIQERCQQEIDKVLGAREHVTYEDRNAMPYVQAVIHEAQRVGDIVPLAMFHTATTNTKLQGYSIPKGTIIIPNLSSALRDKSQWKFPNEFNPENFLNEEGEFVKPDAFMPFSVGSRACLGESLARMELFLILVTILRRFRLIWPEDAGVPDFNLIYGGTQSVKPYRLCAELRRPEKTCKS from the exons ATGTTGACTGAGCTGGTTCTTTTGTGCATTGGAGCTTTTCTTCTGTTCCTTCAGCTCAGAATTTGGCGACTCAAAAACTTCCCCCCTGGACCCACACCTTATCCCTTATTTGGAAATTTGCTACAACTGGATCGCAGAAACCCTTTGAAGGACCTGGATAAG tttgCTCTTCAGTATGGATCGGTCTACAGTCTGTATATTGGTAGGCATCCAGCAGTAGTGTTGACAGGTCACAAAGTGATCAGAGAGGCATTTGTCACACAGGCGGTGGAGTTTGCTGGTAGACCGAGTACTATGTTATTCAGTCATTTAACACAGAACAAAG GGGTGATCATGGCGGATTTTGGAAATTCTTGGAAGGAACATCGACGTTTTGCTCTAACCACACTGAGGAACTTCGGCCTTGGAAAGAAAAGTATGGAGCAGAGGATTCTGGATGAGGTCAAATTTATCATCTCTCTTCTGGAGGACTCCGCTG GGAAGGCAATTGATCCACAATATCTTTTCCACCACGCTGCTTCAAACATCATTGGCACTATCATCTTTGGGTCACGCTTTAGATATCAGGATGAATATTTCCAAAAATTGGTTACTGCTATTGGCCATTTTACTAAAGTTATCATCGGACCATGGGCAATG CTCTATGAAATAGCTCCAGCACTaaggattttcccactgccatTCAGGAaaagttttcaatattttgatCAGATTACAGAACACATTCTTAAAGTTGTTGGTGAGCACAAGATGTCACGGGTTGCTGGGAAGCCTAGAGACTTGATTGATGTTTACCTGGAGGAGATGGAGAAG AGAGCAGATCAATGCACAACATTTAATGATTCTCAGATGGCCACTTTGCTTCTTGACTTGTTTTTGGCTGGAACTGAGACAACCTCTAACACACTCCGCACCTTAACCCTCTATTTGATGACCCACACTTACATACAGG AGCGATGTCAGCAAGAGATTGATAAAGTCCTTGGGGCTCGTGAACATGTTACATACGAGGACAGAAACGCCATGCCATACGTTCAGGCAGTTATTCATGAGGCTCAGCGTGTTGGTGACATAGTTCCTCTGGCTATGTTTCACACTGCCACAACCAACACCAAACTACAGGGCTACAGCATCCCAAAG gggACTATTATCATTCCTAATTTGTCATCTGCTCTCAGAGATAAAAGTCAGTGGAAGTTTCCCAATGAATTCAACCCTGAAAACTTCTTGAATGAAGAGGGGGAATTTGTGAAACCTGATGCATTCATGCCTTTCTCTGTTG GATCCCGTGCATGTTTAGGAGAGAGTCTAGCTCGCATGGAGCTCTTTCTCATCCTGGTCACAATACTGCGGCGATTTCGTCTGATCTGGCCAGAGGATGCAGGAGTACCAGACTTCAATCTTATATATGGTGGGACACAGTCAGTAAAACCATATCGTCTGTGTGCAGAACTACGTAGACCAGAGAAGACTTGCAAATCTTAA
- the bmp15 gene encoding bone morphogenetic protein 15: protein MLHASTRVVGNMASPSHFGVTSTHVRRNRHSKQRNQYYERFVESQTQDDGMRLMLNLYKIAAGPDGKPKQHKFFGSNTVRLLQASATEKHFLPTSSDLQYTYNVKYELTNLSLSKLVKASFMHLRSPVSSHLPFICEAWVTPSQNLSEGDHITMGPRSLWTESDVTNHVSQSKGDHVVLFAHYRCTKTDRKGSIERKRLPPQNHLRAPVLLLFLEENKQPMEWAKYFTPLSRPSTRTRRSREPGSIVSDIPNYKQGPNSVAKNQCKLHSYRVAFKDLGWDHWIIAPHKYNPRYCMGDCPRILHYGYNSPNHAIMQTFISDLGVADIPLPSCVPYKYKPISVLMMERNGNIVYKEYEDMIADSCTCR from the exons ATGCTGCACGCATCTACGCGCGTGGTCGGAAATATGGCCTCTCCGTCACATTTTGGCGTTACATCAACGCACGTTCGCCGCAATCGACACTCAAAACAGAGGAACCAGTATTATGAACGTTTCGTAGAAAGCCAAACGCAAGACGATGGCATGCGCCTCATGTTAAATTTATACAAGATAGCCGCTGGTCCAGACGGAAAACCAAAGCAACACAAGTTTTTTGGGTCCAATACTGTAAGGTTGCTGCAAGCTTCCGCAACTGAGAAGCACTTTCTCCCAACGTCAAGTG ACCTTCAGTATACCTACAATGTGAAGTATGAACTGACAAACCTCTCACTGAGCAAACTGGTTAAGGCGTCTTTTATGCATCTGAGGTCACCGGTGTCATCCCATCTTCCATTTATCTGTGAGGCTTGGGTCACCCCATCTCAAAATCTTTCTGAGGGCGATCACATCACTATGGGTCCACGTAGCCTATGGACTGAATCTGACGTTACAAACCATGTGTCCCAGTCAAAGGGTGACCATGTTGTCCTCTTTGCCCATTATCGATGCACAAAAACAGATCGTAAGGGATCTATCGAAAGAAAACGTTTACCACCACAAAACCATCTTAGAGCTCCCGTTCTGCTACTTTTCTTGGAGGAGAACAAGCAACCCATGGAGTGGGCCAAGTATTTCACACCCCTTTCCCGCCCCAGCACAAGGACCCGCCGTTCCAGGGAGCCCGgcagcattgtttctgacatCCCCAACTACAAGCAAGGGCCTAACAGTGTGGCCAAAAACCAATGTAAGCTGCATTCCTACCGTGTGGCCTTCAAAGACCTCGGATGGGACCACTGGATCATTGCACCCCACAAGTACAATCCGCGTTACTGTATGGGAGACTGTCCTCGAATTCTTCATTACGGCTATAATTCACCCAACCATGCAATCATGCAGACTTTCATCAGCGATCTCGGTGTTGCAGATATTCCACTACCCTCCTGCGTCCCCTACAAATATAAACCTATCAGCGTGCTGATGATGGAGAGGAATGGAAACAtagtttataaagaatatgagGACATGATTGCTGACTCTTGCACCTGCAGGTGA
- the got2b gene encoding glutamic-oxaloacetic transaminase 2b, mitochondrial: MALLKTTKFISSVGSFTPSWGALPIRASSWWSEVQMGPPDPILGVTEAFKRDTNPQKMNLGVGAYRDDNGKPYVLNCVRKAEALIASKMLDKEYLAIGGLAEFNKACAELSLGPDSEVLKSKRSITVQTISGTGSLRVGANFLSRFHLAGRDVYLPKPSWGNHTPIFRDAGMQLKAYRYYDPSTCGFDFAGALDDISKIPEHSVIMLHACAHNPTGVDPRSEQWKELSAVIKKRKLLVFFDMAYQGFASGDIDRDAWAVRYFIEQGHNIVLSQSFAKNMGLYGERVGGFTVVCADAEEAKRVESQLKILIRPIYSNPPMNGARIASTILNTPELRSTWLDEVKGMADRIIKMREMLVANLKKEGSTQNWQHVTDQIGMFCFTGLKPEQVERLTKEFSIYMTKDGRISVAGVTSGNVGYLAHAIHQVTK; encoded by the exons ATGGCTCTCCTCAAGACAACTAAGTTTATATCTTCTGTTGGGAGTTTTACGCCGTCCTGGGGTGCTCTGCCCATTCGAGCAAG TTCATGGTGGAGTGAAGTGCAAATGGGACCACCTGATCCCATCCTGGGAGTAACAGAGGCCTTCAAACGGGACACAAACCCCCAAAAAATGAACCTGGGTGTGGGGGCATACAGGGATGACAATGGCAAGCCTTATGTTCTCAACTGCGTCCGTAAA gcAGAGGCTCTGATTGCCTCCAAGATGCTGGATAAAGAGTATCTGGCTATTGGGGGTCTGGCAGAGTTTAATAAGGCTTGTGCTGAACTGTCACTGGGGCCTGACAGTGAGGTTCTTAAAAGCAAGAGGAGTAT CACTGTCCAGACAATCTCAGGCACTGGTTCTCTGAGGGTTGGAGCCAACTTCCTG TCACGGTTTCACTTAGCGGGAAGAGATGTTTATTTGCCGAAGCCATCCTGGGGAAATCACACTCCTATTTTCCGTGATGCTGGCATGCAGCTGAAAGCTTACCGTTACTATGATCCTTCTACCTGTGGATTTGACTTTGCCGGGGCTCTTGATGACATCTCA AAAATTCCTGAGCACAGTGTTATCATGCTCCATGCTTGTGCTCATAATCCCACTGGTGTGGACCCCCGATCAGAGCAATGGAAGGAGCTCTCGGCTGTCATCAAG AAGAGGAAACTGCTGGTGTTTTTTGACATGGCCTATCAGGGCTTTGCCAGTGGAGACATTGATCGTGATGCCTGGGCTGTAAGATACTTCATTGAGCAGGGCCACAACATTGTCCTGTCTCAGTCTTTTGCTAAGAACATGGGCCTCTATG GTGAGCGTGTTGGGGGGTTCACTGTTGTTTGTGCTGATGCAGAGGAAGCAAAGAGGGTGGAGTCTCAGCTTAAAATTCTTATTCGCCCCATTTACTCCAACCCACCAATGAATGGAGCTCGCATCGCCTCTACGATCCTTAACACACCAGAGCTGCGCTCTACATG GCTGGATGAGGTGAAGGGCATGGCAGACCGTATCATTAAGATGAGAGAAATGCTGGTGGCTAACCTAAAAAAGGAGGGATCTACTCAAAACTGGCAGCATGTAACTGATCAAATTGGCATGTTCTGCTTCACTGGGCTGAAACCTGAGCAG GTTGAACGTCTGACAAAGGAGTTCTCAATTTACATGACTAAGGACGGACGTATCAGCGTTGCAGGTGTGACCTCTGGAAATGTGGGATATCTTGCACATGCCATTCACCAGGTCACTAAGTAG
- the slc38a7 gene encoding sodium-coupled neutral amino acid transporter 7: MADRTINSEAGDWGYSEDAGERAWLLQSPSVDSVQPPNQSDDRRGGTTSLGAVFIVVNAALGAGLLNFPAAFNMAGGITAGVVLQMCMMLFIISGLVILAYCSQVSNETTYQEVIRAVCGKVLGIICELAIAVYTFGTCIAFLIIIGDQLDKLFGAMGHDSETVSHWYTDRKFTITLTSILVILPLSIPKEIGFQKYASTLSVIGTWYVTIIIIIKYIWPDKEVSPGLIPVRPASWTDVFNAMPTICFGFQCHVSSVPVFNSMKKPEIRPWWAVVTASMIICLFVYTGTGVCGFLSFGSSVSQDVLMSYPSNDIAVAIARVFIIICVVTSYPILHFCGRAVLEGLWLRFKGEQVETDVAKERRRRILQTLVWFCLTLILALFIPDIGRVISLIGGLAACFIFVFPGLCLIQAKLSEHDVRSASWHGMVAFGIVMVTIGAFIFGQTTTNAIYKDIINHPNSS, encoded by the exons ATGGCAGACAGAACAATTAACAGTGAAGCAGGAGATTGGGGCTACAGTGAAGATGCTGGTGAAAGGGCGTGGCTTCTCCAGAGCCCCAGTGTGGACTCCGTACAACCACCCAACCAATCAGATGACAGAAGAGGGGGGACAACATCACTTGGGGCTGTTTTCATCGTGGTGAATGCTGCTCTGGGAGCTGGACTTCTCAATTTTCCTGCTGCATTCAATATGGCCGGAGGGATAACTGCTGGAGTTGTCCTGCAAATG TGCATGATGCTGTTCATCATCAGCGGGCTGGTTATCTTGGCTTATTGTTCTCAG GTGAGCAATGAAACAACGTATCAGGAGGTAATTCGTGCTGTGTGTGGGAAGGTTCTAGGGATCATTTGTGAGCTGGCCATTGCCGTGTACACCTTCGGCACATGCATAGCTTTCCTTATCATCATTGGAGATCAGCTAGATAAGC TGTTTGGTGCTATGGGTCATGATTCAGAGACTGTCTCGCACTGGTACACAGATCGTAAGTTCACCATCACATTGACCTCAATCCTAGTCATTCTGCCTCTGTCTATACCCAAAGAGATTGGCTTCCAGAAATATGCCAG CACCTTGAGTGTTATTGGCACCTGGTATGTGACGATCATTATCATCATCAAATACATCTGGCCTGACAAAGAAGTTTCTCCAGGACTCATCCCAGTCAG GCCTGCATCTTGGACTGATGTGTTTAATGCCATGCCTACAATCTGCTTTGGTTTCCAG TGTCATGTCAGTAGCGTTCCTGTTTTTAACAGCATGAAGAAGCCAGAAATTCGGCCTTGGTGGGCTGTAGTTACCGCCAGTATGATTATCTGCCTCTTTGTTTATACAGGCACAG GTGTCTGCGGGTTTCTGTCGTTCGGTTCGAGTGTAAGTCAGGATGTGTTAATGTCATATCCATCCAATGACATTGCAGTGGCTATTGCTCGAGTCTTTATCATCATCTGTGTTGTCACCTCCTACCCAATCCTGCACTTCTGTGGAAG GGCAGTGCTGGAAGGTCTATGGCTGCGTTTTAAAGGAGAGCAGGTGGAGACAGATGTGGCAAAGGAACGGAGAAGAAGGATACTGCAGACGCTCGTCTGGTTTTGTCTCACGCTCATCCTTGCGCTCTTCATTCCTGACATTGGAAGAGTCATTTCACTAATTGGTGGTTTGGCTGCATGTTTCATCTTTGTTTTTCCAG GGTTGTGTTTGATTCAGGCAAAGCTTTCTGAGCATGATGTGAGATCAGCCAG CTGGCATGGTATGGTGGCGTTTGGGATTGTCATGGTTACGATTGGGGCTTTCATCTTTGGACAGACGACCACTAATGCTATCTACAAAGATATCATCAATCATCCCAACAGCTCATAG